One stretch of Tachysurus fulvidraco isolate hzauxx_2018 chromosome 12, HZAU_PFXX_2.0, whole genome shotgun sequence DNA includes these proteins:
- the tmem229b gene encoding transmembrane protein 229b, with protein sequence MATAMTPEPLTPLSRWYLYAIHGYFCEVMFTAAWEFVVNCNWKFPGVTSVWALFIYGTCILIVERMYLHLRDRCNVLLRCFIYTLWTYMWEFGTGLLLRQFNACPWDYSQFKYNFMGLITAEYALPWFCASLIVERLVIRNTLRLRFDEWPEPGQVGGGGSGERGEGRRGAREVATNANGYVKVD encoded by the coding sequence atggcaacagcgaTGACCCCTGAGCCCCTGACGCCGCTGTCCCGGTGGTATCTGTATGCCATCCATGGCTACTTCTGCGAAGTCATGTTTACAGCAGCATGGGAGTTTGTGGTCAATTGCAACTGGAAGTTCCCTGGTGTGACGAGCGTGTGGGCACTTTTTATCTATGGAACATGCATCCTGATAGTTGAGCGCATGTACCTGCACCTGCGGGATCGCTGCAATGTCTTGCTGCGTTGCTTCATATACACCCTGTGGACATACATGTGGGAGTTTGGAACAGGGTTACTGCTGCGGCAATTCAACGCCTGCCCTTGGGACTACTCACAATTCAAGTACAACTTCATGGGCTTGATAACGGCCGAATATGCCTTGCCTTGGTTCTGTGCGTCGCTCATCGTGGAGCGTCTGGTCATTCGCAACACATTGCGGCTGCGCTTTGACGAGTGGCCTGAGCCTGGCCAGGTTGGAGGAGGTGGAAgcggagaaagaggagaaggaagaagaggagcCAGAGAAGTGGCCACCAATGCCAATGGCTATGTGAAAGTGGACTGA